In a genomic window of Strix aluco isolate bStrAlu1 chromosome 3, bStrAlu1.hap1, whole genome shotgun sequence:
- the LOC141921599 gene encoding T-cell activation Rho GTPase-activating protein-like codes for MKADFAAHQAGSDCSRALFGQPLAALCGEAGTLPRPIQELVDILHQRGPSTEGIFRRSDRGTALQKLKEDLDRGADVDLANQPVILLAAVLKDFLRSIPGKLLVVGLYEDWMQAMERPSKEARVEALKVVAEKLPAAHLLLLQRLISLLQSIGHHVSTSRMTASNLAICLGPNLLGPPDEDLLPLEAMLEVTEKVGG; via the exons ATGAAGgcggactttgccgctcaccag gcgggctccgactgcagcagggcgctctttgggcagcccctggcagcgctctgcggggaggccggcacgctgccccggcccatccag gagctcgtggacatcctgcaccagcgaggaccgtcgacggaggggatcttccgcagatccgacagggggacggcgctccagaagctgaaggaggacctcgaccgcggcgcagatgtggacctggcaaaccagcctgtcatcctgctggctgccgtcctgaag gactttctccgcagcatcccaggcaagctgctcgttgtcggcctctacgaggactggatgcaggccatggagaggccaagcaaggaggccagggtggaagcgctgaaagt ggtggccgagaagttgcctgcagcccatctcctcctcctccagcgcctgatctcgctgctgcagagcattggccaccacgtgtccaccagcagaatgaccgccagcaacctggccatctgcctggggccaaacctgctgggcccacccgacgaggacctgctcccgctcgaggccatgctggaggtgaccgagaag GTAGGAGGGTAG